From one Spirochaetota bacterium genomic stretch:
- a CDS encoding PLP-dependent transferase produces AGEKFINNPGLFSHLANVGDAKSLALHPASTSHSQLTEEQQKASGLTPDLIRLSIGLEHIDDILASLEDGLAISQK; encoded by the coding sequence GGCGGGCGAGAAATTCATCAATAATCCCGGGCTTTTCTCCCACCTGGCGAATGTCGGCGATGCGAAATCGCTCGCGCTGCACCCGGCAAGCACATCGCATTCACAGCTTACCGAAGAGCAGCAGAAGGCGAGCGGACTGACACCCGACCTGATACGCCTCTCGATCGGTCTTGAGCATATCGACGATATACTCGCATCGCTCGAAGACGGGCTCGCGATATCTCAGAAGTAG